A genomic segment from Luteolibacter ambystomatis encodes:
- the lpxA gene encoding acyl-ACP--UDP-N-acetylglucosamine O-acyltransferase, which translates to MPQIHPSAIVSPEAIIADDVTIGPFSVIEGPVKLAAGVKIGGHACITGDTEIGEGCDIGWGAVVGADPQDLSFDRSTRSGVRLGPFNALREYVTIHRGSKNGTYTTLGERNFLMAGVHLAHDVTMGNHNVLANNVLLGGHVRIGNRVFLGGGAGFHQFIHVGDFAMVQGNAAISQDVPPYCICHGQNQLAGLNVVGMRRAGFDAAARSEIKAAAKLLLFSHIPLSQALALVAQSEWGAAARALIDAVATPSKKGVIVG; encoded by the coding sequence GTGCCGCAGATCCATCCCTCCGCCATCGTTTCGCCGGAAGCCATCATCGCTGATGATGTGACGATCGGGCCTTTCTCCGTGATCGAGGGGCCGGTGAAACTTGCCGCCGGGGTGAAGATCGGCGGACATGCCTGTATTACCGGCGATACCGAGATCGGCGAAGGTTGCGACATTGGTTGGGGCGCGGTGGTCGGTGCGGATCCGCAGGATCTTTCGTTCGATCGCTCGACGCGTTCCGGAGTGCGCCTCGGTCCATTCAATGCGCTGAGGGAATACGTGACGATCCACCGCGGCTCGAAGAACGGCACCTACACCACGCTGGGGGAGAGGAATTTCCTCATGGCGGGCGTCCACCTCGCCCATGATGTCACGATGGGCAATCACAACGTGCTGGCGAACAACGTGCTGTTGGGAGGTCATGTCCGTATTGGCAACCGCGTGTTCCTCGGCGGCGGAGCAGGCTTCCACCAGTTCATCCATGTGGGGGATTTCGCGATGGTCCAGGGAAATGCCGCAATCAGCCAGGACGTGCCGCCCTATTGCATCTGCCACGGCCAGAACCAGCTTGCGGGCCTCAATGTGGTAGGCATGCGCCGCGCCGGATTCGATGCCGCCGCCCGCTCGGAGATCAAGGCTGCGGCGAAGCTTTTGCTCTTCTCCCATATTCCGCTTTCCCAGGCACTCGCGCTCGTTGCACAGAGCGAGTGGGGTGCGGCAGCCAGAGCGCTGATCGATGCCGTGGCGACACCTTCGAAAAAAGGCGTGATTGTAGGCTGA
- a CDS encoding FG-GAP-like repeat-containing protein, with translation MPARSALVAAALAMPVAASAAVWDVPAESAIRSFWEYANFSGTPLFTMDTPSGREVIVKSGSFWYAMVWDPATSSFQQKHVAPAVGSALRIVPARMTGGATPEIVAGYNDGTVLAYDPVTFELVKTVQIPVGFSTTPRGMQIADVDGDGLPEIVAQTSSALSVYDRNGVLLWTTSLSPSGTTWDIAVGQVDDDPAKEIVLSSGRVIDCATHAIQWTRPSDWPTWSQLVLADANGDGRDEVYSFVTQASSYGFSAADVQENRLLINQPRSSAVKSLTIADIDDTPGLELLIGDAEGISGYSLNGGSFAFDFGIYVPDGGAESILAGRDVDGDGVKDLLVSPNGSSVGDFPFLLVRGDTLAGRWAGNTLLGSPFLPPVVGDITGDGIPEIIGASSYSFHGNVVVFDCQSLEILATSDQLPSADSNFGITSVKLRDVDGDGTKEIVITGDHASQGDISILHYEPGSRTFHKIWSNPDKPADASYTNAEIVDLDGDGRLEVVAVNKGGDGSRVSIIDYTTGTVEWRSPILGTDTKGFTCMEIGDVDGDGAPEVVLCGTGNGLAVVDLVARSVELSVGGGVSALTLQNNGFTLGKTDGKTVRYTATAPGTYSAGTPLAVSNAKISGLLSGSDQGLWINSGNRFQYWPDSTGPIWSTETRATLSDGVPGLLWTADGYEAFGGYEYGFSAFETAPAGVEVRPAVGLSLGALAISEGSQAGSSFTVSRTGPTSSPLDVRLTLAGTASISDVTIQGAANAGDGMWVATIPAGSATTAGTIKAVDDTLAEGPEKLVVALVPGNAYKVDFPGVATLDVADNETAVSIALLNGLSQASETAAAGSRGFVISRTGDLSKALKVNLVASGSATAAKDYRKLPTTATIAAGQSSVTVPFTPTADKIVEGIETVTLTVTSGTGYGTIAGRSAATIELLDVSSVVSLQTQAPSVSGVDVPVVRSGGLEQSVTFTLVEEKNPVGGRPSSTRRRVTFPAHASSAVYHVKSAKAAFGCTVSLLPDTSFVLGDKTSATFTVTR, from the coding sequence ATGCCTGCCCGCTCAGCTCTTGTTGCCGCCGCGCTCGCCATGCCCGTTGCCGCTTCTGCGGCCGTGTGGGATGTGCCAGCGGAATCCGCCATCCGTTCCTTTTGGGAGTATGCGAACTTCTCTGGTACTCCTCTCTTTACGATGGATACCCCATCAGGGCGCGAGGTGATCGTGAAGTCCGGCTCATTCTGGTATGCCATGGTGTGGGATCCGGCGACCTCTTCTTTCCAGCAGAAGCACGTGGCACCTGCTGTTGGGAGCGCGCTGCGGATCGTACCGGCAAGGATGACCGGCGGTGCCACCCCCGAGATTGTCGCGGGATACAATGATGGGACCGTGTTGGCTTACGATCCGGTGACCTTCGAACTGGTCAAAACGGTTCAAATCCCCGTCGGCTTTTCGACCACGCCCAGAGGGATGCAGATCGCGGATGTGGATGGTGACGGTCTTCCGGAGATTGTGGCGCAGACATCCAGCGCGCTGAGCGTGTATGACCGAAACGGGGTCTTGTTATGGACCACATCCCTGTCGCCTAGCGGTACGACCTGGGATATCGCAGTCGGACAGGTGGACGACGATCCGGCCAAGGAAATCGTCCTGTCATCGGGGCGTGTCATCGATTGCGCAACACACGCGATCCAATGGACGCGCCCGTCGGACTGGCCCACATGGTCCCAGCTGGTTCTCGCGGATGCCAATGGCGACGGCCGGGACGAGGTTTACAGTTTTGTGACACAGGCTTCCTCGTATGGATTTTCGGCTGCTGACGTGCAAGAAAACCGGCTCCTGATCAACCAGCCTCGTTCGTCCGCGGTCAAATCTCTCACGATCGCCGACATCGACGATACTCCCGGCCTGGAGTTGCTGATTGGTGATGCCGAGGGAATCTCAGGTTATTCCTTGAATGGGGGATCGTTCGCCTTCGACTTCGGGATATATGTCCCGGATGGTGGAGCGGAGAGCATCCTGGCGGGACGCGATGTGGATGGAGATGGTGTCAAGGATCTGCTGGTGAGTCCGAACGGAAGCTCGGTAGGTGATTTTCCTTTTCTGCTGGTTCGCGGGGATACCTTGGCAGGACGGTGGGCGGGAAATACGCTGTTGGGTAGTCCGTTTCTCCCTCCCGTGGTCGGAGATATCACAGGCGATGGGATTCCGGAAATCATCGGTGCCTCAAGCTACTCCTTCCATGGAAATGTCGTGGTCTTCGACTGCCAGTCCCTGGAGATCCTCGCAACGTCCGATCAGCTTCCTTCCGCTGACTCGAATTTCGGAATCACCAGTGTGAAACTCCGTGATGTCGACGGCGATGGTACCAAGGAAATCGTGATCACCGGAGATCATGCCAGCCAAGGTGACATCTCGATATTGCACTACGAACCGGGCAGCAGGACGTTCCACAAGATTTGGTCGAACCCTGACAAACCTGCGGACGCCAGCTACACCAACGCGGAAATCGTCGATTTGGATGGAGATGGCAGACTCGAGGTCGTTGCCGTGAACAAAGGCGGGGATGGTTCGCGTGTCAGCATCATCGACTACACGACAGGCACGGTGGAATGGCGTTCACCGATCCTGGGCACGGATACGAAGGGCTTCACCTGCATGGAGATTGGAGATGTCGATGGAGATGGTGCTCCCGAAGTTGTTCTTTGTGGCACCGGCAATGGCCTTGCCGTGGTGGATCTGGTTGCCCGGTCCGTGGAGCTTTCCGTGGGAGGAGGCGTTTCCGCGCTGACTCTCCAAAACAACGGATTCACCTTGGGCAAGACCGACGGCAAGACCGTTCGCTATACGGCGACCGCGCCGGGAACCTATTCCGCCGGAACTCCGCTGGCCGTGTCGAACGCGAAGATCAGCGGTTTGCTTTCGGGCTCGGACCAGGGCCTGTGGATCAACTCCGGAAACCGCTTCCAGTATTGGCCGGATTCGACGGGACCGATCTGGTCCACGGAAACCCGTGCGACATTGAGCGATGGCGTGCCGGGATTGCTCTGGACCGCGGATGGTTACGAGGCATTCGGTGGTTACGAGTATGGTTTCTCCGCGTTTGAGACCGCGCCCGCGGGTGTGGAGGTGAGACCTGCCGTGGGGCTCAGCCTTGGCGCTCTTGCGATTTCCGAAGGTTCGCAGGCCGGATCTTCCTTCACCGTGTCCCGCACGGGTCCGACTTCGTCGCCGCTCGACGTGCGCCTCACGTTGGCTGGCACGGCGTCCATTTCGGATGTGACCATCCAGGGAGCTGCCAATGCCGGAGACGGCATGTGGGTGGCCACCATCCCGGCAGGATCGGCGACCACTGCCGGAACGATCAAGGCCGTGGATGACACGCTCGCGGAAGGCCCGGAAAAACTCGTCGTGGCATTGGTTCCCGGGAACGCATACAAGGTCGATTTTCCGGGCGTGGCTACCCTTGATGTCGCGGACAACGAAACCGCCGTTTCCATCGCGCTGCTCAACGGGCTCTCCCAAGCTTCTGAAACCGCCGCTGCTGGTTCGCGCGGCTTCGTGATCTCCCGCACGGGCGATCTCTCGAAGGCTCTGAAGGTGAACCTGGTGGCCTCCGGCTCCGCTACGGCGGCGAAGGACTATCGCAAGCTGCCCACCACCGCAACCATCGCCGCAGGCCAGTCTTCGGTGACCGTGCCTTTCACCCCGACCGCGGACAAGATCGTGGAAGGCATCGAAACGGTGACTCTGACTGTTACCAGTGGCACGGGCTATGGAACCATTGCGGGACGTTCGGCCGCGACGATCGAGTTGCTGGATGTGAGCTCGGTGGTCAGCCTGCAAACCCAGGCTCCATCCGTGTCGGGTGTTGATGTGCCTGTCGTCCGCAGCGGTGGCTTGGAACAATCGGTGACGTTCACACTGGTGGAGGAGAAGAATCCGGTCGGCGGCCGTCCGTCTTCCACGCGCCGCCGCGTCACTTTCCCGGCGCACGCTTCTTCGGCAGTCTATCACGTGAAGTCGGCCAAGGCGGCTTTCGGCTGCACCGTGTCGCTGCTGCCGGATACGTCGTTCGTGTTGGGTGATAAGACTTCGGCAACCTTCACGGTCACCCGCTGA
- a CDS encoding LON peptidase substrate-binding domain-containing protein encodes MSALHLPETCGVMLLPDCTLFPHGGLPLRIFEPRYRKMLEDSLEGSAFFAVTRLLGEETRNPADCAAEVGTIGLVRASHQQEDGTSQLLLHGVIRVKFTHWHLEKPYPYATIEPLITFFEPEAQAEAAMKTLRGAVEDAIRDMPDEVKQQVMNLIHHGNEPPLLTDIVAQQFVHDPDVRQQILETDSAGKRIGMICEYLRKATGHG; translated from the coding sequence ATGTCCGCCCTCCATCTCCCCGAAACCTGCGGCGTGATGCTGCTGCCGGATTGCACGTTGTTTCCCCATGGCGGGCTGCCCCTGCGGATCTTCGAGCCGCGCTACCGCAAGATGCTGGAGGACTCGTTGGAGGGCTCGGCGTTCTTCGCCGTCACCCGCCTGCTGGGTGAGGAGACGCGCAATCCCGCGGACTGTGCCGCGGAGGTCGGCACCATCGGACTCGTCCGCGCTTCCCACCAGCAGGAGGACGGTACCTCGCAACTGCTGCTGCACGGGGTGATCCGTGTGAAGTTCACTCATTGGCATCTGGAGAAGCCGTATCCCTATGCGACTATCGAGCCATTGATCACGTTCTTCGAGCCGGAGGCTCAGGCAGAGGCGGCAATGAAAACGCTGCGCGGTGCGGTGGAGGATGCGATCCGCGACATGCCGGATGAGGTGAAGCAGCAGGTGATGAACCTGATCCACCATGGCAATGAGCCGCCGCTGCTGACCGACATCGTGGCCCAGCAGTTCGTCCATGATCCGGACGTGCGCCAACAAATTTTGGAAACCGACTCCGCGGGCAAGCGCATCGGCATGATCTGCGAATACCTCCGCAAGGCCACCGGCCACGGATGA